The following is a genomic window from Streptomyces lincolnensis.
CATGGCCGCGATGTTACCCACGAGTAGTAGCCACTGGCCAGGGAGGTGTGATCATCGTCGTATCCTTACGGCCCATGTGGCCAGGACAACAGCCGCCGGGGGGCGGGCAGGACCCGCAACAGCAGCCTCCGGCCACCGGGAATCCGTACCAGCAGCCCGGGTACCAGCAGCCGAACCCGTATCTCCAGCAGCAGCCGCCCGCGTGGCACACCGCTCCGGCCGGCGCCGCCCCGCCCGGTCCGCCCGCCCCGCCGGGCGGCGGACGGCGGACCAAGGTGATCGCGATCACCGCGGCCCTGGCCGTCGTGGCGGCCGCCGCCGTGACGGGGGCGGTCCTGCTGGGCGGCGGCACGGACGACGAGGCCGCGCCCGGTCCGTCGCCCTCCCCCACCTCTTCTTCCTCATCCTCACCCTCGCCGTCGCCGTCGCCGTCGCCGTCCGGCGATCCGCGGGGCGGGGACGGGCAGAAGCCGACCGTGGCCGGCTGGAAGGTCGTGGTGAACCCCAACGCGGGCGTCGCCTTCGAGGTGCCGGCGGACTGGGCGCTGAAGCCGCGCACGCTGATCACCTGGGTCTCCGAGAACGACGACCCGGACGACAACCCCCTCGTCGCCATGCAGGCCCCCGCGGACCTCAAGGAGAAGTGGTGCGGGACCGACGAGGACAAGGACGGCGAGATCGACTACGCGCCGCTCGCCAGCGCCGGGAGCAGGGGCAACAACAACGTGCAGAGCACCGCGCAGGTCGCGCGCGAGGACTCGGCGACCTGGGTCTACGGCATGTACACCCAGCCGGACCGCAAGAAGATCACCACCGGTCCGGTCACCTCCTTCACCACCGCCTCCGGACTCACCGGCAGCGTCGCCACCTCCCGGTCCTCCGGTGCCGTGAAGAAGGACAAGTGCGACACCGACGGCAAGGCGACGACCTTCGGCTTCAAGGACGCCCGCGGCAACTTCGCGTCCTGGTCGTTCGTCGGAGCCAGGGGCGTGAGCGAGGAGGTCCCCGACGCCACGGTCGAGAAGATCATGAAGACCGTGCGCATCTTCATGCCCGACGCGGACTGAGCGGGGCCACCGGCACACCGGGCCGGCCGGGGCGGGGTTTACGCAGCACACCGATTTGCTACGTCCCTGACAAGGCCCGGTGACCGAAACGTGTCCCTCGCGGCACTAGGGTGACTGCTCATGTGGCCAGGACAGCAGCCGCCCGGGGGCGAGCAGAACCCGCAACAGCAGAACAACCCGTACCAGCAGCCGGGGTACCAGCAGCCGAATCCGTACCAGCAGCCCGGCTACCAGCAGCAGCCGGGCCCCTATGGGCAGCAGCCGCAGTGGGGCACTCCGGCCCCGGCGGGCGTTCCCCAGCCGCCGCAGGGCGGTGGCGGAAACCGCACCAAGGTGGTCGCGATCGTGGCCTCCCTGGCGGTGGTCGTGGCGGCCGGTGTGACCGGCTTCCTGGTGCTGGGCGGGGACAAGGACGACAAGGCCGACGACGGCGGCAAGGACGCGAAGCCGTCGACGAGCCCGTCCGCCCAGCCGAGCGCCTCTCCCTCCGAGGGCAACCCGCGCGGCGGGGAGAGCGAGCAGGCGACCATCACGGGCTGGAAGATCGTCGTCAACCCCAAGTGGGGCGCGGCCTTCGACGTACCGGCGGACTGGGAGGTGCAGTCCGCGCAGTCGGCCATCGCGTTCGAGGAGGAGAACTCCGACGAGCTCAAGCCGATCATCACGATGTCGGCGCCGGCGATCTACAAGTCGAATTGGTGCTCGTCCGACGACGACAAGAACGGCAAGACCGAGACCACGGAACTGGGCGCGGTCGGCGTCAAGGGCGCCAACGGCGCCAAGGACACCGACGAGGTCGCCCTCAACACTCCCGCCTGGTGGGTCTACGGCGGCTACACGCAGCCGGACAAGAAGAGCGTGACGACCGACAAGAAGGCCACGCCCTTCACGACCGCGTCGGGCATCAAGGGCAGCTACGCCTGGGCGTCGTCGACGAACACCCCCGCCAAGGGCAAGTGCGCGAGCGACGGCAAGGCGCTCACCTTCGGCTTCCAGAACTCCACCGGCGACTTCGTCTCCTTCAACTTCTTCGGGGCGAAGGGCGTCAAGGGCGAGGTGCCGAAGGAGACCATCCTGAAGATCCTGAGCACCGTCCGCGTGCACGGCGAACCGACGGGCTGAGCCGGGCGGTTCGGGCCGGAAGGGTCTGTGGCGGGTCGAGGGCCTGGGGGCGACAGCCTCCGGGCCTCCCCTCTGCTCTGCCGCGCTCGCGGTACCGGATGCCGGGAACGGCTCAGCCGATGCCGAACGCCCCGGCAGGAGGCTCGGGTGACGGCACGGCGTCCTCGTCCCGCACCGGGCTCGCGCCCGCGACGAAGTCCCGCAGTCCCGCCCCGTGTTCGACCCGGGCCGGGAAGGCGTCGGAGGCGGTGAGCCGGGCCAGGGCGGGCAGGTCCACCGGACGGTGGGAGGCGACGAGCACCGCGTTGCCGAACCGGCGTCCGCGCAGTACGCCCGGTTCGGCGATCAGCGCGAGTTCCTCGAACCGTGTGGCGAAGGTGGCCAGTTGGGACCGCAGGAAGGCGAAGGGCACGGCGTCGGCGAGGTTGGCCAGGTAGACCCCGTCGCCGCGCAGGACCCGCTCGACCTCCCCGGCGTAGGCGACGGATGTCAGGTGCGCCGGGACACGGGACCCGCCGAAGACATCGGCGACCAGGACGTCGGCGGCGTCGGCGGGCGCGGTTTCCAGCCAGGCCCGGGCATCCGCCGCGTGCACGGCGATGCCCGAGCCCTCGGGCCACGGCAGGTGTTCCAGGACCAGCTCCAGCAGTCCCCGGTCGGCCTCGACCACGTCCTGCCGCGAGCCGGGCCGCGTGACGGCCACATACCGGGGCAGGGTGAGCGCGCCCCCGCCGAGATGCAGCACGTCCAGCGGCCGGCCCTCCTCGGCGACGATGTCGAGCACATGCCCGAGCCGCCGCGCGTACTCGAACTCCAGATGCGCCGGATCATCCAGATCGACGTACGACTGCGGCGCCCCGTCGACCGTGAGCAGCCAGGCCCGCGCTCGATCGACATCGGGCATCAACTTGGCGAACCCATGATCGACGGCACGGGCGACGGGCAAGGATTCGGTCACCTCTCAATTGTGCCCGCACTGGAGCGCCCCTCAGGGGCGCGGGGAACTGCGCGACCAGCCACAACCGGCCCGCAGTCCCCCACATGCACCAGCCACCCTCACTCGACGGCTGTCACGGTGCCCGCACCGACGGTCCGCCCACCCTCACGGATGGCGAACCCCAGCCCCGGCTCCAACGGCACCTCCCGCCCCAACTCCACGGTCATCGTCACCGTGTCACCAGGCCGGGCGACCGCGATGTCACCGAGGTCGACGTCGCCCACCACATCCGCCGTCCGGATGTAGAACTGCGGCCGGTACCCCGTGGAGACGGGCGTCGTGCGCCCGCCCTCACGCGTGGACAGCACGTACACCTGCGCCGAGAACCGCCGCCGCGGCTTCACACTCCCCGGCGCCGCCACGACATGCCCCCGCCGCACCGCGTCCCGGGGCACCCCGCGCAGCAGCAGGGCCACGTTGTCCCCGGCCTGCGCCTCCTCCATGGGCTTGCCGAAGGTCTCCAGGCCGATGACCACGCTCTCCACCGAGGCACCGAGGACGTCGACGCGGTCCCCCATCCGCACGGTGCCGCGCTCGACCGCGCCGGTCACCACCGTCCCCCGGCCGGTGATGGTGAGCACGTTCTCCACGGGCATCAGGAACGGCGCGTCCAGATACCGCTCGGGCATGGGCACGTAGGTGTCCACCGCGTCGAGCAGCGCCTCGACGGACGCCGTCCACCGCGGGTCCCCTTCGAGGGCCTTCAGCCCGGAGACCCGTACGACGGGCACGGCGTCCCCGCCGTAGCCGTGCTCGGTGAGCAGGTCGCGCACCTCCAGCTCGACCAGGTCGATGAGCTCCTCGTCGCCCGCGTCGGCCTTGTTGAGGGCGACGACGACGTGGTTCACGCCCACCTGGCGGGCGAGCAGTACGTGCTCGGCGGTCTGCGGCATGATCCCGTCGAGCGCGGAGACGACGAGGATCGCCCCGTCGAGCTGCGCGGCCCCGGTGACCATGTTCTTGACGTAGTCGGCGTGGCCCGGCATGTCCACGTGGGCGTAGTGCCGGGTGTCCGTCTCGTACTCGACGTGCGCGATGTTGATGGTGATGCCCCGCGCGGCCTCCTCGGGGGCCCGGTCGATGCGGTCGAAGGGCACGAAGGTGCCGGCGCCGCGGTCGGCGAGGACCTTGGTGATGGCGGCGGTCAGGGTGGTCTTGCCGTGGTCGACGTGACCCATCGTGCCGATGTTGAGATGCGGTTTGGTGCGGACGTATGCCGTCTTGGGCATGGCGATACCTCGAAGCCTCTGCGGTGAAGTGTGGGGACCCCCAAGGACTCGCCGACCCTCCCCCTGCGGGGTCCGCCGGACGATCCGGAGAGGGTCAGCTTCGGGCGCCGTCTGCTGCGGCCAGGAAGACGGGAACGGCAGCCTTCGGAGCATCCGCGACTGCGGATGCTGCGAGAACGAAGGCGTACCGGAACATGACGCAGATCATTGCCGACGCGTTGTCCCACGTCGAATGGTTTTTCGCGACCCCCTGGGCGCACAACGCACAGGATCCATACGGCGATCACACACATTTGTCGGTTAGTGTCACCGGATGCTCGATGCCACCACCCGCTCTGGCGGCACCGCCACGGCCTCTCCCCCGGCCTCCGCCTCGGAACTCGCCGTCGCCGTCCCCGCCGCGGACCTCGCCGTCCCGGCTCCGTCGGGCTTCGCCGCGCGCTGCACGAGAGTACTGCTGTCCCCCTGGTCGCGGCTGTCCCTGCTGTTCGCCCTGCTCGCGGGTGCCGCCTCGGCCGTCCTGCTCTTCGAACCGCAGCGGCTGCTGGCCGACGGCTGGCCGCCGCAGCTCGGCGGGGCCGCGGCGGCGCTGGTGTTCGCGGCAGCGTACGGGCTGTGCACGGTCGCCTTCGTGCCCCGCCCGCTGCTCAACCTGGCGGCGGGCGCGCTCTTCGGCTCGCAGCTCGGCACCGGCGCGGCGATCGCGGGCACGGTGATCGGTGCCGGTATCGCCTTCACGCTCGGCCGGGTGCTCGGCCAGGACGCGCTGCGGCCGCTGCTGCGGGGGCGCTGGCTGAAGGCCGCGGACGGGCAGCTCAGCCGGCACGGCTTCCGCTCGATGCTGGCGGCGCGGCTGTTCCCCGGTGTGCCGTTCTGGGCCGCGAACTACTGCGCCTCCGTCTCCCGCATGGGCTATGTGCCGTTCCTGCTCGCGACGGCGCTCGGGTCGATCCCGAACACCGCCGCGTACGTCGTCGCCGGCGCCCGTGCCTCGACGCCGACCTCGCCGGCCTTCCTGATCGCGATGGCCTGCATCGCGCTGCCGGCGCTGGCGGGCGCGGTGGTGGCCTGGCGCAAGAGGCACGTCCTGCGCGGCCACTGAAGCCCCGCGCCGGCCCCGGCCGCCGCTACACAGCTTCCAGGATCATCGCGTTGGCGAGTCCGCCCGCCTCGCACATCGTCTGAAGGCCGTACCGCGCCCCGCGTTCCCGCATCGCGTGCACGAGGGTCGTCGTCAGCCGGGTGCCGCTCGCGCCGAGCGGGTGGCCGAGGGCTATCGCCCCGCCGTGCACGTTGACCTTGTCCAGGTCGGCGCCGGTCTCCTGCCGCCAGGCGAGCACGACGCTGGAGAACGCCTCGTTGACCTCGAACAGGTCGATGTCGTCCAGGGAGAGACCCGCCCGGCGCAGCACCTTCTCCGTGGCCGGGACGACACCGGTGAGCATGAGGATCGGGTCGGAGCCGGTGACGGCGAAGCTGTGCAGCCGTGCGAGGGGGCGCAGGCCGAGGCGGGCCGCCGTCTCGCCGGAGGTGATGAGCACGGCCGAGGCGCCGTCGTTGACCGGGCTGGCGTTGCCCGCGGTCACGTTCCACTCGATCTGCGGGAAGCGCTCGGCGTAGGCGGGGTCGTAGTAGGCGGGCTTCAGTCCGGCGAGGGTCTCGGGGGTGCTGCCCGGCCGTACGCACTCGTCGCGGGTGACGCCGTCCAGAGGGGCGACCTCGGTGTCGAACAGGCCGGCGTCCCAGGCCGCCGCGGCCTTGTGGTGCGAGGAGACCGCGAAGGCGTCCAACTGCTCGCGGGTCAGGGACCACTTGGCGGCGATGAGTTCGGCGCTGATGCCCTGCGGGACGACGCCGTCCCGGTAGCGCTCGGCGACCCCGGGGCCGAAGGGGTCCTTGCCGGGCGGCACGTTCGACCACATCGGCACCCGGCTCATCGACTCCACACCGCAGGCGACCACGAGGTCGTACGCACCCGCCATGACGCCCTGTGCCGCGAAGTGCACGGCCTGCTGGGAGGAGCCGCACTGGCGGTCGACCGTGGTCGCGGGGACCGACTCCGGGAAGCCCGCCGACAGGACGGCGTAGCGGGTGGTGTTCATGGCCTGTTCGCCGACCTGGTCGACGGTGCCGCCGATGACGTCGTCGATCAGCGCCGGGTCGACGCCGGAGCGCTCGACGAGAGTGCGCAGGGTGTGGGCGAGGAGTTCGACGGGGTGCACGTGGGCGAGGGCGCCGTTCGGCTTGCCCTTGCCCACGGGGGTGCGTACGGCTTCGACGATGACTGCGTCACGCATGGTGGGGGCCTCCACGACTACGGGCGATTACCGGTGAGTAGGAAATCCAAACTCACCATAGCTTCGTAGGTTGGAAAAACAAACCCTCCCCTAGAATCAGCTCCATGGCCGCTCCCAAGGACCCGCGCCCCTGCTCGATCGCCGACACCCTGGCGCTCGTCGGCGAGAAGTACTCCCTGCTCGTCCTGCGCGAGGTGTGCCTGGGCAACGGACGCTTCGACCAGCTCGTGCGCAACATCGGCGCCCCGCGCGACGTCCTGGCCACCCGGCTGCGCCGGCTGGTCGCCGCCGGGATCCTGACCAAGCACCTCTACAGCGAGCGGCCGCAGCGCTTCGAGTACCGGCCCACCCGGGCGGGACTGGAACTGGAGCCGGTTCTGCTGACCCTCATGGCGTGGGGCGACCGCCATCTCCGCCAGGACGACGACCGCCCGATGGTGGTCGAACACAGCTGCCACCACGAACTGACCCCCGTCGTCACCTGCGCGGCCTGCGGCGAACCGCTCTCCCACGAGGACCTGACGGCCCACCCGCAGTCCCCCGGCTGGACGGTGACGGGACCGACGGCGGCCTAACACCCGCCCGGCGGCCGGGCCCCCGCTCCCACGCCCCTGTGCCGGGGCTGTCATCCCGGGACGCTACGCTGCCCCTCGCGCCCTGATCACCTCCTCCGGTGAGCTGGTGTGCGCCCGCCGCCCCTTCCACGATCAGCGCTTGGACTCCGTAACCTCATGTCTTGGTTTGAATCCCTCATCCTCGGACTCGTCCAGGGGCTGACCGAGTTCCTCCCCGTCTCCTCCAGCGCGCACCTGCGGCTGACCGCGGCCTTCTCGGGCTGGAAGGACCCGGGAGCGGCCTTCACGGCGATCACCCAGATCGGCACCGAGGCGGCCGTCCTGATCTACTTCCGCAAGGACATCGGGCGGATCATCTCGGCCTGGGTCCGGTCGCTCACCAACAAGGAGATGCGCCGGGACCACGACGCCCAGATGGGCTGGCTGGTGATCGTCGGCTCGATCCCGATCGGCGTCCTCGGAGTGACGCTCAAGGACCAGATCGAGGGCCCCTTCCGCGATCTGCGGATCACCGCCACGATGCTGATCGTGATCGGCATCGTCATCGGCATCGCCGACCGGATGGCTGCCCGTGACGAGAACGGCGGCCGGCACCGCGCGGCCAAGGAGCGCAAGTCGCTCGAGGACCTGAGCGTCAAGGACGGCCTGATCTTCGGTCTCTGCCAGGCCTGCGCCCTCGTCCCGGGCGTCTCCCGCTCCGGCGCCACCATCAGCGGCGGCCTGTTCATGGGCTACCAGCGTGAGGCCGCGGCCCGCTACTCCTTCCTCCTCGCCATTCCGGCGGTGCTCGCCTCCGGCCTGTTCGAGCTCAAGGACGCGATGGAGAGCGACCACGTCTCCTGGGGTCCGACGATCTTCGCCACGATCATCGCCTTCGTGGTCGGATACGCCGTCATCGCGTGGTTCATGAAGTTCATCTCGACGAAGAGCTTCATGCCCTTCGTCTGGTACCGCATCGCCCTCGGCATCGTCATCATCGTGCTGGTCACGACGGGTGCGCTGAGCCCCCACGCGGCCGAGTCGGCGGGCTGACATCCGGCGGCCGGGCCGTCAACTCACCCCGGTCGCGCCGGAGTTCCGCACCGGCGCGGAAAATCCGTGACCAATCACATACGGCATCCGTAGCCGCCTGGTAGCGGACCGTCAGTTCTTGCGCCTACGCTTGTTCCCATGCTCCCCGATTCCATGACCTCTGGTTCCGTGCGGTCTGCTGCCGAAGTCAACGAACACATCCGCGCCCTGTGGATGCGCGCCGGCGGCACCCTCTCGGCCCAGGAGCGCGCGGAGTACGAGCTGTTGGTGGTCGAATGGGCGGCCGCGATCCGCGGTGACGTCGTCGAGGCCGCCTGAACCGGCGGCCCCGCCCGCAGCGGCCCCCGGCGGGTCATGCCCCCAGGTGGCCCAGCGCACCCGGGTCCAGGGGATACGGCCGCTCCTCGGGCAACAGCTGTGCCGCGCGCTCCGGTTCACCCGCCCGCACCCGTGCGTGGATCTCCGCGGCCAGAGGCGTCACGTCCTCGATGCCCACGATCCACTCGTCCGCGTACCGGGCCGTGGCCTCGCCCGCGAGCCCCAGCTGAAGGGACCGGTACGGCAGCGGGTTCAGGTGCAGGTCCCGTTCCGGGTCCCACTGCACCCGCGCGGGTGCATCCCTCAACCGGCGCTTCCAGGCGGCCTGGTCACCGTGCAGCTCGGGCACGTGGTGGGACAGACACGCGTTGCGCAGGGCCCACTGGAACCCCGACCGGCTGATCTCGACGGCGAGGACGGTCTCCTGACCCTCCTTCGTGCCCCATCCGCAGCGGTACATCATCCACAGGAACGACGGCTTGATCCAGGTCATGCGGTCGCGCTTCCAGGACGACGGGAAGCGGCCGGTGCGGGCGGCCGGGCCGCCGATCTCCGGGCGGTAGGCCTGGTAGACGGTGATCGTGGACTCCGTATGGCGGGCGCGCACACGGTACTTGGGCTCCTGCCCGACGGTACTGACTGACTGATCGTTCACGCGCCCAGCCTCGGCCCCCGACACCGGTCACGGCCACCGAATATCCCCGCGCCCCCCTTGGCGGCGCCCCCGCGATGCCCAACACTGAGCCGATGACGCAGCGTGTGGAGCTAGCCACCGTGATGGACCGACTGGCCGTCGACGAACTGATCACCGACTACGCGACAGCCGTGGACGACGGCGACTGGGAGGCGTACCGAGGTCTGTTCACCCCCGACGGGCGGGCGGACTACCGCTCGGCCGGCGGCATAGAGGGCGAACCCGCCAGGGTCGCCGACTGGCTCGCGGAGAGCATGCGGCTGTTCTCGATGCGCCAGCATCTGATCGTCAACCGCCGGCTCCGCTTCGGCCTCCACGACCAGGACACCGGCGACACGGTCCGCGTCCGTGCCGACTACGTCAACCCCATGCGCCTCGCCGAGGACGAAGGCGCCGCGCCCGACTTCGTCTGCGGCGGCCGCTACGCCTTCGGGCTGCTGCGCACCCACGACGGCTGGCGGCTGCGCGAAGTCGTCGTACAGGAGAAGTGGCGGCGCCTGCCGAGTCCCGCTCCGGCACCTGTGATCAACTGAGCCGGGATCCTTGAGGTCCCGGGCGCCCGCGACGCGCACACTGGAGTCACCCACGGGGTAGGAGGCGCCGTATGAAGACGTTCGGCCACCGGCTCGCCTCCCCGTGGCGGCGCTCGACCGCCGCCGCGCTGGCGGGCGCCCTCCCTGTCCTCGCCTTCCCCGCACCCTCCCTGTGGTGGTTCGCCTACGTCGCCCTCGTCCCCTGGATCCTGCTGATCCGCTCGGCACCGACCGGGAAGCGGGCGGCGTACGACGGCTGGTGCGGCGGGTTCGGCTTCATGCTGGCGATGCACCACTGGCTGCTGCCGAGCCTGCATGTGTTCACGTTCGTCATCGCCGCGCTGCTCGGCGCGCTGTGGGCCCCGTGGGGCCTGCTGGTGCGCCGCTGTCTGGCCGGGGCGCCCTCGTGGGGCCGGATCGCGGCCGCGCTCGTCGTCCTGCCGTCGGGCTGGCTGGCGGTGGAACTCGTGCGGTCCTGGCAGGGACTCGGCGGCCCCTGGGGCGTGCTCGGCGCCAGTCAGTGGCAGGTGGAGCCGGCGCTGCGGCTGGCCTCGGTGGGCGGCG
Proteins encoded in this region:
- the tuf gene encoding elongation factor Tu; this translates as MPKTAYVRTKPHLNIGTMGHVDHGKTTLTAAITKVLADRGAGTFVPFDRIDRAPEEAARGITINIAHVEYETDTRHYAHVDMPGHADYVKNMVTGAAQLDGAILVVSALDGIMPQTAEHVLLARQVGVNHVVVALNKADAGDEELIDLVELEVRDLLTEHGYGGDAVPVVRVSGLKALEGDPRWTASVEALLDAVDTYVPMPERYLDAPFLMPVENVLTITGRGTVVTGAVERGTVRMGDRVDVLGASVESVVIGLETFGKPMEEAQAGDNVALLLRGVPRDAVRRGHVVAAPGSVKPRRRFSAQVYVLSTREGGRTTPVSTGYRPQFYIRTADVVGDVDLGDIAVARPGDTVTMTVELGREVPLEPGLGFAIREGGRTVGAGTVTAVE
- a CDS encoding thiolase family protein; this translates as MRDAVIVEAVRTPVGKGKPNGALAHVHPVELLAHTLRTLVERSGVDPALIDDVIGGTVDQVGEQAMNTTRYAVLSAGFPESVPATTVDRQCGSSQQAVHFAAQGVMAGAYDLVVACGVESMSRVPMWSNVPPGKDPFGPGVAERYRDGVVPQGISAELIAAKWSLTREQLDAFAVSSHHKAAAAWDAGLFDTEVAPLDGVTRDECVRPGSTPETLAGLKPAYYDPAYAERFPQIEWNVTAGNASPVNDGASAVLITSGETAARLGLRPLARLHSFAVTGSDPILMLTGVVPATEKVLRRAGLSLDDIDLFEVNEAFSSVVLAWRQETGADLDKVNVHGGAIALGHPLGASGTRLTTTLVHAMRERGARYGLQTMCEAGGLANAMILEAV
- a CDS encoding winged helix-turn-helix transcriptional regulator, whose translation is MAAPKDPRPCSIADTLALVGEKYSLLVLREVCLGNGRFDQLVRNIGAPRDVLATRLRRLVAAGILTKHLYSERPQRFEYRPTRAGLELEPVLLTLMAWGDRHLRQDDDRPMVVEHSCHHELTPVVTCAACGEPLSHEDLTAHPQSPGWTVTGPTAA
- a CDS encoding undecaprenyl-diphosphate phosphatase, translated to MSWFESLILGLVQGLTEFLPVSSSAHLRLTAAFSGWKDPGAAFTAITQIGTEAAVLIYFRKDIGRIISAWVRSLTNKEMRRDHDAQMGWLVIVGSIPIGVLGVTLKDQIEGPFRDLRITATMLIVIGIVIGIADRMAARDENGGRHRAAKERKSLEDLSVKDGLIFGLCQACALVPGVSRSGATISGGLFMGYQREAAARYSFLLAIPAVLASGLFELKDAMESDHVSWGPTIFATIIAFVVGYAVIAWFMKFISTKSFMPFVWYRIALGIVIIVLVTTGALSPHAAESAG
- a CDS encoding nuclear transport factor 2 family protein, giving the protein MTQRVELATVMDRLAVDELITDYATAVDDGDWEAYRGLFTPDGRADYRSAGGIEGEPARVADWLAESMRLFSMRQHLIVNRRLRFGLHDQDTGDTVRVRADYVNPMRLAEDEGAAPDFVCGGRYAFGLLRTHDGWRLREVVVQEKWRRLPSPAPAPVIN
- a CDS encoding DUF4291 domain-containing protein, encoding MNDQSVSTVGQEPKYRVRARHTESTITVYQAYRPEIGGPAARTGRFPSSWKRDRMTWIKPSFLWMMYRCGWGTKEGQETVLAVEISRSGFQWALRNACLSHHVPELHGDQAAWKRRLRDAPARVQWDPERDLHLNPLPYRSLQLGLAGEATARYADEWIVGIEDVTPLAAEIHARVRAGEPERAAQLLPEERPYPLDPGALGHLGA
- a CDS encoding spermidine synthase, whose protein sequence is MTESLPVARAVDHGFAKLMPDVDRARAWLLTVDGAPQSYVDLDDPAHLEFEYARRLGHVLDIVAEEGRPLDVLHLGGGALTLPRYVAVTRPGSRQDVVEADRGLLELVLEHLPWPEGSGIAVHAADARAWLETAPADAADVLVADVFGGSRVPAHLTSVAYAGEVERVLRGDGVYLANLADAVPFAFLRSQLATFATRFEELALIAEPGVLRGRRFGNAVLVASHRPVDLPALARLTASDAFPARVEHGAGLRDFVAGASPVRDEDAVPSPEPPAGAFGIG
- a CDS encoding TVP38/TMEM64 family protein yields the protein MLDATTRSGGTATASPPASASELAVAVPAADLAVPAPSGFAARCTRVLLSPWSRLSLLFALLAGAASAVLLFEPQRLLADGWPPQLGGAAAALVFAAAYGLCTVAFVPRPLLNLAAGALFGSQLGTGAAIAGTVIGAGIAFTLGRVLGQDALRPLLRGRWLKAADGQLSRHGFRSMLAARLFPGVPFWAANYCASVSRMGYVPFLLATALGSIPNTAAYVVAGARASTPTSPAFLIAMACIALPALAGAVVAWRKRHVLRGH